Proteins from a genomic interval of Kitasatospora herbaricolor:
- a CDS encoding alpha/beta hydrolase, with product MARTSVTFDSAGIDIAAHLHTPDAPAAGPWPALVVGHPGTSVKEQSSGLYARQLAERGFVALAFDAAHQGESGGLPRGLEDPAKRVEDFKAAVSFLGLRQEVDAERIGLLGICASGGYSLAAAGGDHRVGAVATVSGVDVARQFRLGADGTQDPAVFRGLLDAAARARTAAARGEDPGALPVFPESAEQARALGGEHAVEGFEYYCTARGRHGRSARTLAWPSVDKLAFFDAFHAVPLIGPRPLLQIVGSRAVTDWMAVDVHQRATGPKELYRIEGASHVDLYDREEHVDAAVEKLTAFFTANL from the coding sequence ATGGCCCGTACCAGCGTCACCTTCGACAGTGCCGGCATCGACATCGCCGCCCACCTCCACACCCCCGACGCCCCGGCCGCCGGCCCGTGGCCCGCCCTCGTGGTCGGCCACCCCGGCACCAGCGTCAAGGAGCAGTCCTCCGGCCTGTACGCACGGCAGTTGGCCGAGCGCGGCTTCGTCGCCCTCGCCTTCGACGCCGCCCACCAGGGCGAGTCCGGCGGCCTGCCCCGCGGTCTGGAGGACCCGGCCAAGCGGGTGGAGGACTTCAAGGCCGCCGTCTCCTTCCTGGGCCTGCGTCAGGAGGTCGACGCCGAACGGATCGGGCTCCTCGGCATCTGCGCCTCGGGCGGCTACTCGCTGGCAGCGGCGGGCGGCGACCACCGGGTCGGGGCCGTCGCCACCGTCAGCGGCGTGGACGTGGCCCGCCAGTTCCGGCTCGGCGCCGACGGCACCCAGGACCCGGCCGTCTTCCGGGGCCTGCTCGACGCGGCCGCCCGGGCCCGTACCGCGGCGGCCCGCGGCGAGGACCCCGGCGCCCTGCCGGTCTTCCCCGAGAGCGCGGAACAGGCCCGCGCGCTCGGCGGGGAGCACGCGGTGGAGGGATTCGAGTACTACTGCACCGCCCGCGGCCGGCACGGGCGTTCGGCCAGGACCCTGGCCTGGCCGAGCGTCGACAAGCTGGCCTTCTTCGACGCCTTCCACGCCGTCCCGCTGATCGGCCCCCGGCCGCTGCTCCAGATCGTGGGCAGCCGCGCCGTCACCGACTGGATGGCCGTCGACGTCCACCAGCGCGCCACCGGCCCCAAGGAGCTGTACCGGATCGAGGGCGCCAGCCACGTCGACCTCTACGACCGCGAGGAGCACGTCGACGCGGCCGTCGAGAAGCTCACCGCGTTCTTCACGGCGAACCTCTGA